A window of Bactrocera dorsalis isolate Fly_Bdor chromosome 4, ASM2337382v1, whole genome shotgun sequence genomic DNA:
GGTACTTGGAATTTGGTTTCTGATGTCGATTCCGACCAATGTAAAAGAGTTCAGCTCTGTTGTgatgaaaataagaaaacttTTGAGATTCCAAAATCGTCTACACCTTCAGTAGAAAAAGTAGTTAATCCTCTGGGGACGGTAACAACAGTTTTTTCAGGCATTTCAACTGACGTAAAAAGAGACATTCTGGATGAAGTGGTATCGCAATTAGCTGCCGAAGAGAGTATTATACACGAAAATTGTGATGAGTCTTTGTTTCGTCCCGTTGTGGCGATATTATGTGACGATAATATTAATCAAACAGCGGGAAAAACTATAGAAAGTGAAGAATTCTGTAAACCACCtgagttaataaaaaataaacttatagTGCCAGTCATAGCAAAAGAAGTAGATGCCGAGTTAAGCAGAAAGGAGAGGAACCAAAAAAGTGGAagaataaaatatcaaaatgtgaAGAAATTAGATTTATGCTCAACAGAAAGTGATAAGCCAACAACTGCTGTTCTAATCACTGAAGCTGGGAACATTCAGCAACACGTGAGCTCTGAAATTGGACACATGGTGGAACTGGTCCATGGAAACAACGTGAACAGCGGAAATTTATGTGGCAATACGAACACAATCGAAAcgaaaaaaaacctaaaaagcTTATCATCAGTTAAGGAAGATGTCATAGAATTTAAACGAATGACACCTTTACCTATTGAGAAGactcgaaataaaattttaaaagatagAGAACTTGTTAAAGGTCATTTATCTCAAATTGAAAGTGAAACAAATAGTAAGGGCCTAACATCACCTGATACAAAAAATaactcgaaaaaaataaattttctaaaggATAACGCACAACTTAATCAAACTTTATCAGACAACGTTTCAATCGagattaatgaaaataagaagGTACCGTTcactaattttataaaatcaactGTATGTGCAGATACTTCAAAAGTAAATACTCCAATCGGGGAACCCGCaaacaatagcaataatattaaaacattgtctaaaaacaatattaaatgcgATAAATTAAGTAAAGAGATCGAGTTAAAACCAGAAATTGGAATAGAGGCTGCCAGTACAAGCAAATCACATGAGAAGAAAGATACAATTACAAGTGCCAGTAAAGTCATTGAAAATACAGCTGACAAAGTAAATGAAGCTCACGATGATGCTAGTATatgttgtaataaaataattgaacaaaaCGTAACTGTTAATcttacaaaaaaggaaaaaaactcattaaaaaagaaatctgataatgaaatatcaaaaaatgacGGAATTGCCGGTCATTCAGATATCGGAAAGGAAAAATTGGCATTTATCCAGTCAAACTCTGAAATTAGTGAAAGTCCActaatttcaaaatcaaataattcaGTATGGCAGACTGTAAGTAGCGACAACCAACTAAAATCTAAAGTGCAATCAAGCGATAACTTCCCAAGTTTGGGGACAATTGGTAAAACTAAAAAACCTGTTAAAATTAAAGAGAGCAATACAGATAAAAAAGGCAATATTCTTTCCGATTTATCTACACTTTCGAAACCTATTGACAATTCATGCACTGGATTAGGCGGTAATATGAAGAAGAATACTAAGAGTAAGGCAAACATCACAGAAAATAGTGAAATTAAATTGTCTGATTCATCTAAGCAACTAAAATCCATGGAAAAACAGAAAATTGATGTTAAATTAAAGGGTCAAAATAATAGTGACAGCAAATGGTCATTCGATGGATTTTCCTCACTGCAACCACTGGAATCATTACCGCCTTTGCCCGCATTAGAAAACATTGATATTTATCCATACTGTTcaattttaatggaaaaagaaaataaatcatCTGCAAAGGCTAAAGATAATCTGTCAGAACAATTAAGTTTGATTAATTTTGATAGCCCGTTACAGGAAAATCCGAGACAAGATGGGAAAGTACTCTCACTTCCAAAAGCCCTTAgccaacaaaatttaattttcgcttTATGTGGATCGTTGCACTGTGAAGATGATAGTATCTGCGACGAAGAGAAATTGTCAAAAGAATATCAAGTAACAATCAATTCGGAGATGGGAGATTTAACATCACCAGATTATAAGTTACTCAACGATGGCGAAGATCAATATTTAAGTTTGGAACACAGTTCTCAAGAAACTAATACTACCAATACTGGAACAACGAATGACAAATCTGTAAGTTCGGCAAATTCATCCACTTCAGAGGAAATTCTTGTTATCGAAGAGAAAAAGTTAAGTAAAAAGCAAAAGCGAAAAAGACAACAAGCAGAAACTAAAAAGCAAAAGGAAGAAATCACTTTCGAAGATGATGATGAATTACGCCcgttaattacaaaaataaaatctgaTTCAGAAACTGTagcaattattaataaaaataaatcctcTACTTTTTCTGGATCGAACAACAAAGATGATCAAAAGCTAATTGACAACATCATTACACCTGCATCTCCAAATACAACAACCGATAGTGAAGGGCCCGTTCCTGCTACTACTTCAGATGACAATGGTTTCATTTTACCAGCGAATACTGCAACTATTAATGTTCCCATGAAACTGAAAACAAAGAGACTAGAACATAAAATTAATCTTATGGCTGCGATTGATGCTGCAACGTCATCGTCTACATCGTCTGCTGAAGAGAGTAATTTGGAAATAGAGAATAGGAAAGATAGTTCCGATCAAGATCTACCAGTCCTCGGAATGAACACATCTGAAATGCAAACAACTTTAACTAATATAAATGTAGTTCCACCGTCATGTACAACAAAGAAGAAAACTAAGCGACGCAAGAGATAAGAATTAGTCTTcggtttgttttgtattttgtgtGTAGTTATTACATTCTATATATATAATGCTTGCTATAATGACAATGATGGTGAGTGATGAATTTTTAGTACAGCTGTAACCAGTAATATACAAACGGTATTCTAAAACAAATAGTTATCTGGTTAATTCAGTTCTTGATAGGCATGTTCGTTGTTatgaataatattcaaatactTTCAATCATCTTTGGgaatgcatacaaatgtatgcaaatCACCGAGccgtaaaataaatataaaattaatgctTATCGTAATAAGTTTCCATTCAAGTAAACACAGAAAAAACCCGTTACTGCCATTTAGTAAATTTTGCCTAATCCGTTACTGTGGATATTTtccggatttttttaaatttcaccaACGTTGAAATTGAACAATCTGATTTAgataaatattcatattcaatGCACAAAACATAGAAGATTAGCGGGAAgtattaacaaattttgaagACATTAATTTTGCCAATATTGATTTCATTCTCAATCGCTTCTCAAACATCCTCTATCAACCTTCGTTACAGTTCAGTTAAcgataatattaatttttataacgtACGCTATAATCCGGTGATATGTGCATTCACTTTAATTGGCATTGATTCGGACACACTAGTTTTTTAaagatacttatatattttagaatgcAATTGTAAATAGATTAATCCGCTGTAATATCaaactgattttatttaatcaaaaataaaataacatatagtaaacattatttaattaaatatatatgaaagcaACCATTGAAGGtatgtattaaattaaatttttatttcactcttTGCGTACATGAAAGCATATTTTGACATATATGGTAATTGGATTCATGTCAGGCAGCTTGGGAGGGAAAGAAGAACCAGGGAATTTACCtaaactaataaaatttattttataatatattatcataaattacatatacatatataaatatatatatttttataaatatatatatttttataaatatatatatttttataaatatatatatttttataaatatatatttagagatACACTGTTGGTCTTAGGTTAGACGcaccaacgtttttttttttaaataaattgttatatttataatcatGCTTGCTCTTATTGTctaaaatgcttttcttatcaAAGTTCGAATCTTGtccgaaaaatatttgctcaTAATTGGTtgatttgcgaaaaaataactgTACATTCGAAGATTCCAGAAATGTCTATGGCAATCACGTGCGCTTGCAGTTGGTCATTGAAATAGACGCACTTTACATTTCTTTGTCTTGCGTAAACaaatgaagttttttttattaagaaagtactaaaaataaacaaataaattgttttcgaGCTACATTTAAAGTAATAATGGGAAAAGCTACTATTCTGAGCTTATTGGAACGTGAAAAAGTATACTTTTTTCACTCCCGAGGACTATCCAGTCGAAACATCGCCAAATAGATAAAACGCAGCTCCAGAACCATTGATAGATATTTAAAGGATCCAGAGGAATATGGAAAAAACTTTAAAGGAAAATAGAAAGCCCTATCTGAACAATCAGTACGCAAAATTGTTAGAATTGCTTCAAATTCGACTAAGTCTGCAGCTAGGATTAAGGAAATTGCCggagaaaaatattcaatactATAATCACGATTTGCGGAAAGATGAGTTATATTTAAGTCGCCACCACAGCCGAGAAGGTGGAGTCATGGTGTGGGGTGACATCACGTTTTATGGAACGGTTGACTTGGTTTTTATTGATCAGAAGATGAACGGCCCTCGCTTTGAAACATTGTTGTAGTCCGTATTTCCACAATTAAGAGATCTCTTTGGACCAATTCCTTGGATTTTTCAGCAAGACAATGCTCCCATTCATAATACCCGCGTAGTAAAGTCGTTTATTTCGAGTCAAAACGTAAATATCATGGGCCTGGCCTCATATTCTCCAGATCTTAACagaattgaaaatgtgtggggtTGGCTAACACGGAAGGGGTATACGAAGGAGAAAAGCAACACGGAGATAAGGAAACATTAACTGTAGCTTTTAAAGATCCTTGAAGGGAGATTTCCTTGGGCTACATAGATTCCCTGTATCATTCCATGAATAATCGGATATATGAAGTTATTACTAACAAAGAAGAAAGTACTCAttactgaaattattatttttttatttctaataaatcaaatagtttacgaactaaaaatttaagttaaaaaaaaattcttttataaaaaatttaaaagcttatGTGCGTCTATTCTAATGACCAAGAAAAACACCTTTTTTTTGAGTAGCTTTaagaaattgtttgaaaaacaCAAGTTTGTTAAGTTTGAATAAATATTcgattatatttaaattatcattAATTTATCCATGTTTTTgcgtttcaactttttttcaatcatcattaaaattataaatatttaaacaattgtaaTGCAAGTAAACGTGCGTCTAACCTATTGACCAGCAGTGTATGTActtttatacttacatacatatataaagtttcTGTTCATATTGGTAACAGTGTGAGTTGAGATATACTAATTTTAATGCAATATACTGACAAATTCTAACATTAATGTCTCTAACAATTGTGTTTTTTATGGCGAAATGTTTCATGAATTGGTGAAGATAATGTGGGTCTTTATATTCTGAACAGGATATACGAAGTTTTCCTTGAAATTTGTAGCATCCAGAGAGAATATACAGCTGTGTTTATGGAAATAGTAGTGACGGTGGGTTCCAATCATACAAcggaaaatcaaattaaaaatgcaaaaaattaattcaataactttaaaaagtgttttttttttttatatttctacgtacatatatgcacagcttttcttttcaatata
This region includes:
- the LOC105228302 gene encoding uncharacterized protein LOC105228302 isoform X2, giving the protein MSADSPRRQSRGIAAPAVVPPQVVSDRSILDSAFGFISDVTLVAQQSHTEPKDTIIWARFETAADISDPCFGIDWEMEGSAAPPLLLLLGYGLGVQVWAIPANGEAIEVLSWRHGVVSTLRVLPTPTLVRSANEHGRADESIDIYAEKRPIIALVDSSTASSQLQFCTINFVSLKTGKQVKTIKFKNVILDVLANRSSIVIVFHERIAVFDARTLEDRLSITTCYPSPGINPNPVALGQRWLAYAEQRLIPSKRSGGGWDGEGVASYTATVLNAAKSFGKGLRELGEQVAAGLTGTSSSGSISKNSSFDSITGVEAKQSGIVTIMDIETIKDYSPTSMTSATGGANEEPIIAHFVAHAEAIVAMEFDNSGMLLLTADRRGHDFHVFRIQPHPASPSLSAVHHLYVLHRGDTSAKVQNITFSLDSRWVAVSTLRGTTHVFPITPYGGQMGVRTHTSLHVVNKLSRFHRSAGLSVEGRSNSPISHSESTTFMQSLQPYHNTTLPPFPRPTIVQALAQLRQPFALGSPPGSAGLVMPGKIGVGSSSITAASQRQRHSSLSDDNGKPLSVCAIFAKSRSWLLEPPNVTREASHRMQRKSVDSLFVMAGHGALIQYDLDTKLASNIAKDKICDDTPIELEVEAKAQWNLGRRRDGSHELAPPLENDNWLIKDRNLCLLDSIRQYDELEEKNESWVSQVEIITHAGPHRRLWMGPQCVFKTYNTPSGSNLNHVDVEAVEIGVTKSTNSASAIRSHPLSMPVTAAARCSLPVLIESGSYSSVEQSPKLMDRFRHEHLDSDFAMAHGDSRLKEDLADAMRESPSVSDDRKSTCRLASGVASSDNVPFYDARADPDIGEDDSDNSLKAMVSYPPSLTSTSETLTAMGTWNLVSDVDSDQCKRVQLCCDENKKTFEIPKSSTPSVEKVVNPLGTVTTVFSGISTDVKRDILDEVVSQLAAEESIIHENCDESLFRPVVAILCDDNINQTAGKTIESEEFCKPPELIKNKLIVPVIAKEVDAELSRKERNQKSGRIKYQNVKKLDLCSTESDKPTTAVLITEAGNIQQHVSSEIGHMVELVHGNNVNSGNLCGNTNTIETKKNLKSLSSVKEDVIEFKRMTPLPIEKTRNKILKDRELVKGHLSQIESETNSKGLTSPDTKNNSKKINFLKDNAQLNQTLSDNVSIEINENKKVPFTNFIKSTVCADTSKVNTPIGEPANNSNNIKTLSKNNIKCDKLSKEIELKPEIGIEAASTSKSHEKKDTITSASKVIENTADKVNEAHDDASICCNKIIEQNVTVNLTKKEKNSLKKKSDNEISKNDGIAGHSDIGKEKLAFIQSNSEISESPLISKSNNSVWQTVSSDNQLKSKVQSSDNFPSLGTIGKTKKPVKIKESNTDKKGNILSDLSTLSKPIDNSCTGLGGNMKKNTKSKANITENSEIKLSDSSKQLKSMEKQKIDVKLKGQNNSDSKWSFDGFSSLQPLESLPPLPALENIDIYPYCSILMEKENKSSAKAKDNLSEQLSLINFDSPLQENPRQDGKVLSLPKALSQQNLIFALCGSLHCEDDSICDEEKLSKEYQVTINSEMGDLTSPDYKLLNDGEDQYLSLEHSSQETNTTNTGTTNDKSVSSANSSTSEEILVIEEKKLSKKQKRKRQQAETKKQKEEITFEDDDELRPLITKIKSDSETVAIINKNKSSTFSGSNNKDDQKLIDNIITPASPNTTTDSEGPVPATTSDDNGFILPANTATINVPMKLKTKRLEHKINLMAAIDAATSSSTSSAEESNLEIENRKDSSDQDLPVLGMNTSEMQTTLTNINVVPPSCTTKKKTKRRKR
- the LOC105228302 gene encoding uncharacterized protein LOC105228302 isoform X1 — its product is MSADSPRRQSRGIAAPAVVPPQVVSDRSILDSAFGFISDVTLVAQQSHTEPKDTIIWARFETAADISDPCFGIDWEMEGSAAPPLLLLLGYGLGVQVWAIPANGEAIEVLSWRHGVVSTLRVLPTPTLVRSANEHGRADESIDIYAEKRPIIALVDSSTASSQLQFCTINFVSLKTGKQVKTIKFKNVILDVLANRSSIVIVFHERIAVFDARTLEDRLSITTCYPSPGINPNPVALGQRWLAYAEQRLIPSKRSGGGWDGEGVASYTATVLNAAKSFGKGLRELGEQVAAGLTGTSSSGSISKNSSFDSITGVEAKQSGIVTIMDIEKTIKDYSPTSMTSATGGANEEPIIAHFVAHAEAIVAMEFDNSGMLLLTADRRGHDFHVFRIQPHPASPSLSAVHHLYVLHRGDTSAKVQNITFSLDSRWVAVSTLRGTTHVFPITPYGGQMGVRTHTSLHVVNKLSRFHRSAGLSVEGRSNSPISHSESTTFMQSLQPYHNTTLPPFPRPTIVQALAQLRQPFALGSPPGSAGLVMPGKIGVGSSSITAASQRQRHSSLSDDNGKPLSVCAIFAKSRSWLLEPPNVTREASHRMQRKSVDSLFVMAGHGALIQYDLDTKLASNIAKDKICDDTPIELEVEAKAQWNLGRRRDGSHELAPPLENDNWLIKDRNLCLLDSIRQYDELEEKNESWVSQVEIITHAGPHRRLWMGPQCVFKTYNTPSGSNLNHVDVEAVEIGVTKSTNSASAIRSHPLSMPVTAAARCSLPVLIESGSYSSVEQSPKLMDRFRHEHLDSDFAMAHGDSRLKEDLADAMRESPSVSDDRKSTCRLASGVASSDNVPFYDARADPDIGEDDSDNSLKAMVSYPPSLTSTSETLTAMGTWNLVSDVDSDQCKRVQLCCDENKKTFEIPKSSTPSVEKVVNPLGTVTTVFSGISTDVKRDILDEVVSQLAAEESIIHENCDESLFRPVVAILCDDNINQTAGKTIESEEFCKPPELIKNKLIVPVIAKEVDAELSRKERNQKSGRIKYQNVKKLDLCSTESDKPTTAVLITEAGNIQQHVSSEIGHMVELVHGNNVNSGNLCGNTNTIETKKNLKSLSSVKEDVIEFKRMTPLPIEKTRNKILKDRELVKGHLSQIESETNSKGLTSPDTKNNSKKINFLKDNAQLNQTLSDNVSIEINENKKVPFTNFIKSTVCADTSKVNTPIGEPANNSNNIKTLSKNNIKCDKLSKEIELKPEIGIEAASTSKSHEKKDTITSASKVIENTADKVNEAHDDASICCNKIIEQNVTVNLTKKEKNSLKKKSDNEISKNDGIAGHSDIGKEKLAFIQSNSEISESPLISKSNNSVWQTVSSDNQLKSKVQSSDNFPSLGTIGKTKKPVKIKESNTDKKGNILSDLSTLSKPIDNSCTGLGGNMKKNTKSKANITENSEIKLSDSSKQLKSMEKQKIDVKLKGQNNSDSKWSFDGFSSLQPLESLPPLPALENIDIYPYCSILMEKENKSSAKAKDNLSEQLSLINFDSPLQENPRQDGKVLSLPKALSQQNLIFALCGSLHCEDDSICDEEKLSKEYQVTINSEMGDLTSPDYKLLNDGEDQYLSLEHSSQETNTTNTGTTNDKSVSSANSSTSEEILVIEEKKLSKKQKRKRQQAETKKQKEEITFEDDDELRPLITKIKSDSETVAIINKNKSSTFSGSNNKDDQKLIDNIITPASPNTTTDSEGPVPATTSDDNGFILPANTATINVPMKLKTKRLEHKINLMAAIDAATSSSTSSAEESNLEIENRKDSSDQDLPVLGMNTSEMQTTLTNINVVPPSCTTKKKTKRRKR